From Gouania willdenowi chromosome 18, fGouWil2.1, whole genome shotgun sequence, one genomic window encodes:
- the LOC114480334 gene encoding transmembrane protein 88-like — protein sequence MSMNGTLERGAHHQALDLSEELPPQHHHHHPINHHQHLLHSNSLASTTAVGVGGGRETPSRVVVPPPYSAAESGGGGSEAPLELRGSLDCWACSVLVTAQNLVIAAINACLAGLVFGTILTPAICMVVFGFLCHSTVRPHGTTPYCSELLTDGGCVALLVVGFLLVTPLLVLALAAYCRLARHLQLGLCFIPYSRAVYKNLPAAHHRGLGTGCCGGRDGADGSGKGKVWV from the exons ATGAGTATGAATGGTACTCTGGAGAGAGGAGCCCACCACCAGGCCTTGGATCTGTCTGAAGAACTTCCACCTcaacatcaccatcatcaccccATCAACCACCATCAGCATCTCCTTCACTCCAACTCCTTAGCCTCCACCACTGCTGTGGGGGTGGGCGGAGGTAGAGAAACTCCTTCCCGGGTGGTCGTACCTCCACCGTATTCAGCAGCTGAGAGTGGAGGTGGGGGGAGCGAGGCCCCGCTGGAGCTGAGGGGGTCCCTTGACTGCTGGGCCTGTTCGGTGCTGGTGACGGCTCAGAACTTGGTGATCGCTGCGATAAATGCCTGCCTCGCTGGCCTGGTGTTTGGCACCATCCTGACACCAGCCATCTGCATGGTTGTGTTTGGATTCCTTTGTCATTCCACA GTCCGCCCTCATGGGACAACCCCGTACTGCTCGGAGCTGCTGACTGATGGAGGCTGTGTGGCTTTGCTGGTGGTGGGGTTTCTCTTGGTCACCCCTCTTCTGGTTCTAGCTCTGGCTGCATACTGCCGCTTGGCCCGTCACCTCCAACTGGGCCTGTGTTTCATCCCATACAGCCGGGCCGTGTACAAGAACCTGCCAGCAGCACATCATCGTGGCCTGGGCACTGGGTGCTGTGGTGGGCGTGATGGGGCTGATGGCAGTGGGAAGGGAAAGGTCTGGGTGTGA
- the LOC114480336 gene encoding calcium-binding protein 2-like — MSAAGGRTPSTTSAESVSTDGAKDSPSGSVSDAPKKSSKKSKKSTESMTKVYNSVLNSVFGADRELAQAELDELQEAFKEFDYDQDGYLNYKDVAECMRTMGYMPTEMELLEIVQQIKMRMGGLMDFEDFTELMGPRMMGETAGMLGLKELKSAFVQFDLDGDGKINQEEMKEAIKSLLGEKLKKGELEEILKELDINADGNIDFEEFVMMLSIR, encoded by the exons ATGTCTGCAGCAGGAGGGAGAACTCCTTCTACAACTTCTGCTGAGTCAGTTTCTACAGACGG GGCGAAGGACTCGCCGTCAGGTTCAGTGTCTGACGCACCCAAGAAATCTTCAAAAAAGTCCAAGAAAAGCACAGAGAGTATGACCAAAGTGTATAACTCTGTGCTCAACAGTGTGTTTGGGGCA GACAGGGAGCTGGCTCAGGCTGAATTAGATG AACTGCAAGAGGCCTTCAAGGAGTTTGACTACGACCAAGACGGTTACCTGAACTACAAGGACGTGGCAGAGTGCATGAGAACCATGGGCTACATGCCCACTGAGATGGAGCTGCTGGAGATTGTGCAACAGATCAAGATGAGAA TGGGTGGGCTGATGGACTTTGAGGACTTTACTGAACTAATGGGACCCCGAATGATGGGTGAGACCGCTGGGATGCTGGGACTGAAGGAGCTGAAATCGGCCTTTGTGCAG TTTGACCTCGATGGAGATGGAAAGATCAACCAGGAGGAGATGAAGGAGGCGATAAAGAGCCTGCTGGGGGAGAAGCTGAAGAAAGGAGAACTGGAGGAGATCCTGAAGGAGCTGGACATCAACGCAGATGGAAACATTGACTTTGAAG AGTTTGTGATGATGCTCTCCATTCGCTGA